A single window of Nicotiana sylvestris chromosome 5, ASM39365v2, whole genome shotgun sequence DNA harbors:
- the LOC104222647 gene encoding uncharacterized protein — MSSPYPVIDNRPIDQLKVTELREELKRRKLPIKGLKQELVRRLAEAILQEQDAAHTKSENGGDSAPGPDEEMAESVDADNPKDNFDADNTTDKEADEKMSEVDAAENRVQLDEGKFLIEEPVGGAISTMVEKDLVAQIADTETSAPTKEDQIAEVSVVQTSEPVSVSVESATALSGQDLQKYETQNGSGDLKEQLEYPISNSLLVEENVSLSILESQVSEISPVLGFQVNSDFVSTDVSIDEKIELKDNVIANDVEVELDVKPEMVQLFSSSDVTDDAKSHTMDVEEPHDKKMSTEEPGNKNDKYPEVSVVQTSDPVGVVVESDTALSGQDSQKYETQNESEDIKEQLENHISISSVDEAKVSSSNLETQVSELSPVLGFQVKSDSVSADVSIDEKIELMDNVIADDVKIELDVKPDNVQLSSSSVDPGDGKSQPMDVEEPYDEKVSVEEPGNENDKYVDIMKTDGNGDSAEKLQLDRSPGDDSTEEDVSEGKLGYFKLDSAKKIDGKKEIEVNTSTGVGSVASLDDARSVAHIDTNVEDNGPVVKSVKRKPHYQGTAAGSNDTVKRQRKWNSEDLKIPENKKGDAVASTTPKDFFQPSFRRSVFRSDSVAKEEPPKERVVPPSSKVPTNSLLIENFLRPFTLKAVQELLSKTGTVTNFWMDAIKTHCFVSFASVEEAVETRNAVYNLQWPPHGGKLLVAEFVDPQGVKDKVEAPSQSPSTHATPVTTIPAAAPPSAQPQPSPRQQMQNKQLQSEKLPPPPLPEKLDPPIVTLDDLFRKTKATPRIYYLPLSDEQVAEKLKAQGKIIKQ, encoded by the exons ATGTCGTCACCGTATCCTGTTATTGATAATCGACCAATTGATCAGTTGAAGGTCACAGAGCTAAGAGAAGAGCTTAAGAGACGTAAGCTACCCATAAAGGGGTTGAAGCAAGAGTTGGTAAGGCGATTAGCAGAAGCAATCCTCCAAGAGCAGGATGCTGCTCATACTAAGTCAGAGAATGGTGGTGATTCCGCGCCTGGGCCAGACGAAGAAATGGCTGAATCTGTTGATGCAGATAATCCTAAGGATAATTTTGATGCTGATAATACGACAGATAAGGAAGCGGATGAGAAAATGAGCGAGGTTGATGCAGCTGAAAACAGAGTGCAATTGGATGAAGGGAAATTCTTAATTGAGGAGCCGGTTGGTGGTGCTATTTCTACTATGGTTGAAAAGGATCTGGTAGCCCAAATTGCGGATACGGAAACCAGTGCTCCAACCAAAGAGGACCAGATAGCTGAAGTTAGTGTTGTGCAAACCAGTGAACCTGTCAGTGTGAGTGTTGAGTCTGCCACAGCTTTAAGTGGACAAgacttgcaaaaatatgaaaccCAGAATGGGAGTGGGGATTTAAAAGAGCAGCTGGAGTATCCCATTTCAAATTCTTTACTAGTGGAGGAAAATGTCAGTTTATCCATTCTGGAAAGTCAGGTATCTGAGATCAGCCCTGTTTTAGGGTTCCAAGTAAACTCTGATTTTGTTTCCACTGATGTCTCAATTGATGAAAAAATAGAACTGAAGGATAATGTAATAGCTAATGATGTCGAAGTAGAATTAGATGTTAAACCTGAGATGGTGCAGCTATTCTCGAGCAGTGATGTCACTGATGATGCAAAATCACATACTATGGATGTTGAAGAACCACATGACAAGAAAATGTCTACAGAAGAACCAGGCAACAAAAACGATAAATATCCTGAAGTTAGTGTTGTGCAAACCAGTGATCCTGTTGGTGTGGTTGTAGAATCTGACACGGCTTTAAGTGGACAAGACTCGCAAAAATATGAAACCCAGAATGAGAGTGAGGATATAAAAGAGCAGCTGGAGAATCACATTTCAATTTCTTCTGTGGATGAGGCAAAGGTCAGTTCATCCAATCTGGAAACTCAAGTATCTGAGCTCAGCCCTGTGTTAGGGTTTCAAGTAAAATCTGATTCTGTTTCCGCTGATGTCTCAATTGATGAAAAAATAGAACTGATGGATAACGTAATCGCTGATGATGTCAAAATAGAATTAGATGTTAAACCTGATAACGTGCAGCTATCATCAAGCAGTGTTGACCCTGGTGATGGAAAATCACAACCTATGGATGTTGAAGAGCCATATGACGAGAAAGTATCTGTAGAAGAACCAGGCAACGAAAACGATAAATATGTTGATATAATGAAGACTGATGGCAATGGGGATTCTGCAGAGAAGTTGCAATTAGACCGAAGTCCTGGTGATGATTCCACTGAGGAGGATGTTTCAGAGGGTAAATTAGGTTATTTTAAGTTGGACTCGGCGAAAAAAATAGATGGAAAGAAAGAAATTGAAGTGAACACGAGTACGGGGGTAGGATCTGTTGCTTCTCTGGATGATGCTAGGTCAGTTGCCCATATAGATACCAATGTTGAAGACAATGGTCCCGTTGTGAAGTCTGTGAAAAGAAAACCTCATT ATCAAGGAACAGCAGCGGGGAGCAATGATACTGTAAAGAGGCAGCGTAAATGGAATTCAGAAGATCTTAAAATTCCTGAGAACAAGAAAGGTGATGCTGTGGCCTCAACTACCCCCAAGGATTTTTTCCAGCCCTCTTTCAGACGTAGTGTCTTTAGATCTGATTCAGTGGCAAAGGAGGAACCACCAAAAGAACGTGTGG TTCCTCCATCATCGAAAGTGCCTACTAATTCTCTCTTGATCGAGAATTTTCTGCGGCCTTTCACCTTGAAAGCGGTGCAAGAGCTACTTAGCAAGACGGGCACAGTGACAAATTTCTGGATGGACGCTATTAAGACCCACTGCTTTGTTTCT TTTGCATCTGTAGAAGAAGCTGTAGAAACTCGGAATGCTGTATATAACCTGCAATGGCCTCCACATGGAGGAAAGCTACTTGTTGCTGAGTTTGTTGATCCCCAGGGGGTGAAAGATAAGGTTGAAGCACCATCTCAATCTCCCTCAACTCATGCAACTCCTGTGACCACAATCCCGGCTGCGGCCCCACCTTCTGCCCAGCCCCAACCATCACCAAGGCAACAGATGCAGAACAAGCAACTTCAATCTGAGAAACTTCCACCACCTCCACTTCCTGAGAAACTCGACCCTCCAATTGTCACTCTGGATGATCTTTTTAGAAAGACAAAGGCAACACCTCGCATTTACTATTTGCCTTTGTCTGATGAGCAAGTTGCAGAAAAATTGAAGGCACAAGGGAAGATTATCAAGCAGTAG